One Paenarthrobacter aurescens TC1 DNA window includes the following coding sequences:
- a CDS encoding putative transcriptional regulator, LuxR family (identified by match to protein family HMM PF00196), with translation MTMPATALDLGRSAFSEHRWSDALDCLARADAEGGLPPQDIELVASVAMLLGKESEGVAYLTRAHDEYVTVGDMAGAARCAAWLVLYLMNLGEQARGSGWLARAKRMLDGMVDPTEAEGYVLIPTALGALYGGNPETSNELFSRALALGQRFHDRDLTALGQLGVGTARINLGFPDEGLGFLDEAMVAVSAGEVSPIPSGIIYCAVIGSCRLTLDVQRAHEWTAALARWCGQQPDMVMFSGQCQTHRAELFILHGAWEEAMAALKIAQDRSRHGDPEATWGAWYFQGELFRLTGLDEEAASAYAKAAETGFEALPGLALMLVRQHKAAQAQSMVRRAMSGADPANRRRLLPAVVDIELAAGDLEAARAAADEFAAPVRDARRPLEQAIAAQAEANVLLAEGNPHAALAAARKAWRLWYSLEAPFGAASCRVLAGRACKLLGDQDSAAMEFEAAKADFADLGATPAAADVLELTGETSVDASPLTSRELEVLRLIAGGNANRTIARELYLSEKTVARHVSNILSKLAVPSRAAATGYAFEHGLIH, from the coding sequence ATGACGATGCCTGCCACAGCCTTGGACCTGGGACGCTCGGCGTTCTCAGAGCATCGCTGGAGCGATGCTCTGGATTGCCTTGCCCGCGCGGACGCAGAGGGTGGTCTGCCTCCCCAAGACATTGAGCTGGTGGCATCCGTGGCGATGCTCCTGGGTAAGGAATCGGAGGGCGTCGCCTACCTGACGAGAGCCCATGACGAGTACGTGACCGTGGGGGATATGGCAGGGGCGGCCCGCTGTGCAGCGTGGCTGGTCCTCTACCTCATGAACCTCGGGGAACAGGCGCGGGGTTCCGGCTGGTTGGCCCGTGCCAAGCGCATGCTGGACGGAATGGTAGACCCCACGGAAGCCGAGGGCTACGTCCTGATCCCGACAGCACTGGGAGCACTGTATGGAGGGAATCCGGAGACCAGCAACGAGCTCTTCAGCCGCGCTTTGGCCTTGGGACAGCGGTTCCACGACCGTGACCTGACGGCGTTGGGGCAGTTGGGCGTTGGGACTGCCCGGATCAACTTGGGATTCCCCGATGAAGGCCTCGGTTTCCTGGACGAAGCGATGGTCGCCGTAAGCGCCGGGGAAGTCTCGCCCATCCCCTCGGGCATCATCTACTGCGCTGTGATCGGAAGCTGCCGCCTGACCTTGGACGTGCAGCGCGCGCACGAGTGGACGGCTGCGCTGGCACGCTGGTGCGGGCAGCAGCCTGACATGGTCATGTTCAGCGGGCAATGCCAAACGCACAGGGCCGAGTTGTTCATCCTCCATGGAGCTTGGGAGGAAGCCATGGCGGCACTCAAGATCGCCCAAGACCGTTCTCGACACGGCGACCCCGAAGCGACTTGGGGCGCCTGGTACTTTCAAGGCGAGCTCTTTCGCCTGACCGGCCTTGATGAAGAAGCGGCCTCGGCCTATGCCAAAGCCGCCGAGACCGGCTTCGAAGCACTGCCGGGGTTGGCCCTCATGCTCGTCAGGCAGCACAAGGCAGCACAAGCCCAATCCATGGTGCGCCGAGCGATGTCCGGCGCGGATCCTGCCAACCGCCGTCGACTGCTCCCTGCGGTGGTGGACATCGAGCTTGCCGCCGGCGATCTTGAAGCGGCACGCGCAGCGGCCGACGAATTCGCGGCACCGGTCAGGGACGCGCGCAGGCCCTTGGAACAGGCTATCGCTGCCCAGGCTGAAGCCAACGTGCTGCTCGCCGAAGGAAATCCCCATGCGGCCCTGGCCGCGGCGAGGAAAGCTTGGCGTCTTTGGTACAGCCTAGAGGCCCCCTTTGGCGCCGCCAGCTGCAGGGTGCTGGCGGGCCGTGCCTGCAAGTTGCTGGGCGACCAGGACTCTGCTGCGATGGAGTTTGAAGCCGCAAAAGCAGACTTCGCCGATCTCGGGGCAACTCCGGCAGCAGCAGATGTTTTGGAATTGACTGGCGAAACGAGCGTGGACGCATCTCCGTTGACCAGCAGGGAACTTGAAGTCCTGCGCCTGATCGCGGGCGGCAATGCCAACCGGACCATCGCCCGTGAGCTTTACCTCAGCGAAAAGACGGTAGCCCGGCACGTCAGCAACATTCTTTCCAAACTCGCGGTGCCCTCCAGGGCGGCCGCGACCGGCTACGCCTTTGAGCACGGCCTGATCCACTGA
- the groL gene encoding chaperonin GroEL (identified by match to protein family HMM PF00118; match to protein family HMM TIGR02348) gives MAKQLAFNDAARRSLEAGIDKLANTVKVTLGPRGRNVVLDKKWGAPTITNDGVTIAREVELDDPYENLGAQLAKEVATKTNDVAGDGTTTATVLAQALVKEGLRNVAAGAAPGEIKRGIEVSVEAVAARLLENAREVEGTQVASVAAISAQSDEVGELLAEAFGKVGKDGVITIEESSTTQTELVLTEGMQFDKGYLSPYFVTDAERQEAVLEDALILINQGKISSLQDFLPLLEKALQANKPLFIIAEDIEGEALSTLIVNRIRGTLNVVAVKAPGFGDRRKAMLQDIATLTGAQVVSPDLGLTLDTVGLEVLGTARRITVTKDNTTIVDGAGTAQDVADRVAQLRAELTRTDSDWDKEKLQERLAKLAGGIGVIKVGAATEVELKEKKHRIEDAVSSTRAALEEGIVSGGGSALIHALKALDESPAVKALEGDAAAAVGIVRRALVQPLRWIAQNAGFDGFVVVAKVSELEANHGFNAKSGEYEDLIAAGVIDPVKVTRSALRNAASIAALVLTTETLVAEKPAEEEDAHAGHQH, from the coding sequence ATGGCAAAGCAGCTTGCTTTTAACGATGCTGCCCGCCGGTCTCTTGAGGCCGGTATCGACAAGCTCGCCAACACTGTCAAGGTGACGCTTGGCCCGCGCGGCCGCAACGTCGTGCTGGACAAGAAGTGGGGCGCTCCCACGATCACCAACGACGGCGTGACCATCGCCCGCGAAGTTGAGCTTGACGACCCCTACGAGAACCTTGGCGCACAGCTGGCCAAGGAAGTAGCCACCAAGACCAATGACGTCGCCGGTGACGGCACCACCACGGCTACCGTGCTGGCACAGGCGCTGGTCAAGGAAGGCCTCCGCAACGTTGCTGCCGGCGCAGCTCCGGGCGAGATCAAGCGCGGCATCGAGGTTTCCGTCGAAGCCGTCGCCGCCCGCCTCCTGGAGAACGCCCGCGAAGTTGAAGGCACCCAGGTTGCCAGCGTTGCAGCCATCTCCGCGCAGAGCGACGAAGTTGGCGAACTGCTGGCTGAAGCATTCGGCAAGGTTGGCAAGGATGGTGTGATCACCATTGAAGAGTCCTCCACCACCCAGACCGAACTGGTCCTCACCGAGGGCATGCAGTTCGACAAGGGCTACCTTTCCCCGTACTTCGTCACCGACGCTGAGCGCCAGGAAGCCGTCCTTGAGGACGCCCTCATCCTGATCAACCAGGGCAAGATCTCCTCGCTGCAGGACTTCCTGCCGCTGCTGGAGAAGGCCCTGCAGGCAAACAAGCCGCTCTTCATCATCGCTGAAGACATCGAAGGCGAAGCCCTTTCCACGCTGATCGTCAACCGCATCCGCGGCACGCTCAACGTTGTTGCCGTCAAGGCTCCGGGCTTCGGCGACCGCCGCAAGGCCATGCTCCAGGACATCGCCACGCTCACGGGCGCCCAGGTTGTTTCCCCGGACCTCGGCCTGACCTTGGACACCGTTGGCCTGGAGGTGCTTGGTACTGCGCGCCGCATCACGGTGACCAAGGACAACACCACCATCGTTGACGGCGCCGGCACGGCCCAGGACGTTGCCGACCGCGTTGCACAGCTGCGTGCTGAGCTCACCCGGACGGACTCCGACTGGGACAAGGAAAAGCTGCAGGAACGCCTGGCCAAGCTGGCCGGCGGCATCGGCGTGATCAAGGTTGGCGCAGCCACCGAGGTTGAGCTGAAGGAAAAGAAGCACCGCATCGAGGACGCAGTTTCCTCCACGCGTGCAGCCCTCGAAGAAGGCATCGTTTCCGGTGGCGGTTCCGCTCTCATCCACGCCCTCAAGGCACTGGACGAGTCCCCGGCCGTGAAGGCGCTCGAAGGCGACGCAGCAGCTGCTGTGGGCATCGTCCGCCGCGCCCTGGTTCAGCCGCTGCGCTGGATCGCCCAGAACGCAGGCTTCGACGGCTTTGTTGTTGTTGCCAAGGTTTCCGAGCTCGAAGCCAACCACGGCTTCAACGCCAAGTCCGGCGAGTACGAGGACCTGATCGCCGCTGGCGTGATCGACCCCGTCAAGGTCACCCGTTCGGCTCTCCGCAACGCCGCTTCCATCGCTGCCCTGGTTCTCACCACCGAGACCCTGGTTGCCGAGAAGCCGGCTGAGGAAGAAGACGCACACGCAGGCCACCAGCACTAA